A stretch of Microbulbifer bruguierae DNA encodes these proteins:
- the typA gene encoding translational GTPase TypA, with translation MIENLRNIAIIAHVDHGKTTLVDKLLSQSGTLDRRSADSERVMDSNDQEKERGITILAKNTAIRWNDYRINIVDTPGHADFGGEVERVLSMVDSVLLLVDAVDGPMPQTRFVTSKAFEQGLNPIVVINKIDRPGARPDWVMDQVFDLFDSLGATDEQLDFPVVYASALNGIAGLDDTDMAEDMTPLFQMIVDKVKPPQVDREGPFQMQVSALDYNSYVGVIGVGRITRGTLKPNQQVVILDSQGKSRKAKVLQVMGYLGLERVEVEQASAGDIVCITGVGELNISDTLCNPEHPEALPALSVDEPTVSMTFQVNDSPFAGKEGKFVTSRNIKDRLEQELIHNVALRVEQGDSPDKFKVSGRGELHLSVLIESMRREGFELGVSRPEVVQKIVDGEVQEPYEQVVIDVEEQHQGPIMEELGLRKADLTNMEPDGKGRVRLTFIVPSRGMIGFRNQFLTITSGSGIMTSIFDHYGPVKMGDVAKRINGVLVSMVKGKTLAYGLFALQDRGRLFLGHGEEVYEGQVVGIHSRGNDLVVNPTKAKQLTNVRASGTDDALTLSPPIRHTLEQALEFIEDDELVEVTPESIRIRKKILQENMRKRAKK, from the coding sequence GTGATAGAGAATTTGCGCAATATTGCGATCATCGCCCACGTTGACCACGGCAAGACCACCCTGGTCGACAAGCTGCTGTCCCAGTCCGGCACCCTGGACCGCCGCAGCGCCGACTCCGAGCGGGTGATGGACTCCAATGATCAGGAAAAAGAGCGCGGCATCACCATCCTGGCCAAGAACACCGCCATCCGCTGGAATGACTACCGCATCAACATCGTCGACACCCCCGGACACGCCGACTTCGGCGGTGAGGTAGAGCGCGTACTGTCCATGGTGGACTCGGTACTGCTGCTGGTGGACGCGGTAGACGGCCCCATGCCGCAGACCCGCTTTGTAACCTCCAAGGCCTTCGAGCAGGGCCTGAACCCGATCGTGGTGATCAACAAGATCGACCGCCCGGGTGCGCGTCCGGACTGGGTCATGGACCAGGTATTCGACCTGTTTGACAGCCTCGGTGCCACTGACGAGCAGCTGGACTTCCCGGTAGTCTACGCTTCCGCCCTGAACGGTATCGCCGGTCTCGACGACACCGATATGGCGGAAGACATGACCCCGCTGTTCCAGATGATCGTCGACAAGGTAAAGCCGCCGCAGGTAGACCGTGAAGGTCCTTTCCAAATGCAGGTCTCTGCGCTGGACTACAACAGCTACGTCGGTGTCATCGGCGTTGGCCGTATCACCCGCGGTACCCTGAAGCCGAACCAGCAGGTCGTGATCCTCGACAGCCAAGGCAAGTCCCGCAAAGCCAAGGTGCTGCAGGTCATGGGTTACCTGGGCCTGGAGCGCGTGGAAGTGGAACAGGCCAGCGCCGGTGACATCGTGTGTATTACCGGTGTGGGTGAGCTGAACATTTCCGACACCTTGTGTAACCCGGAACACCCGGAAGCGCTGCCGGCGCTGTCCGTGGACGAGCCCACCGTAAGCATGACTTTCCAGGTGAACGACTCGCCGTTTGCCGGTAAAGAAGGCAAGTTCGTTACCAGCCGCAACATCAAGGATCGCCTGGAGCAGGAACTAATCCACAACGTGGCACTGCGTGTAGAGCAGGGTGACTCCCCGGACAAATTCAAAGTATCCGGCCGCGGCGAACTGCACCTGTCGGTACTGATCGAATCCATGCGTCGCGAAGGCTTCGAACTGGGTGTATCCCGCCCGGAAGTAGTACAGAAGATCGTCGATGGCGAAGTGCAGGAACCCTACGAGCAGGTAGTGATCGACGTAGAAGAACAGCACCAGGGTCCGATCATGGAAGAGCTGGGTCTGCGTAAAGCTGACCTCACCAACATGGAGCCGGACGGCAAGGGCCGCGTGCGCCTGACCTTTATCGTACCGTCCCGTGGCATGATCGGTTTCCGCAACCAGTTCCTCACCATCACCAGCGGCTCCGGCATCATGACCAGCATCTTCGACCATTACGGTCCGGTGAAGATGGGCGACGTGGCCAAGCGTATCAACGGCGTACTGGTGTCCATGGTCAAGGGCAAAACCCTGGCCTACGGCCTGTTCGCACTGCAAGACCGCGGCCGCCTGTTCCTGGGCCACGGTGAGGAAGTTTACGAAGGCCAGGTAGTCGGCATCCACTCCCGCGGCAATGACCTGGTGGTAAACCCCACCAAGGCCAAGCAGCTCACCAACGTGCGCGCTTCCGGTACCGACGACGCGCTGACCCTGTCACCGCCCATCCGTCACACCCTGGAGCAGGCGCTGGAGTTCATCGAAGACGACGAACTGGTGGAAGTGACCCCGGAAAGCATCCGGATCCGCAAGAAGATCCTGCAGGAAAACATGCGCAAGCGCGCGAAGAAGTAA
- a CDS encoding choice-of-anchor tandem repeat GloVer-containing protein: protein MKNIGYMILVSLLLVGCGGGSSGSSDNNGGDGDGGGSTRYQVSVSASPAAAGTVTGGGNYDAGSSVTVSAAANAGYSFVDWMEFGEGVASSAEYTFTLSAERSLTANFVANEYRIGGTVSGLVGALVLRNNGGDDLIVEADGSFSFSAPVVHGEGYSVTVAEQPDGQACTVAQGSGAVSAADVTGISVTCIGTVAKSCADYNMDGRAPVVQNDLYMDLASFTRDPSAPYTSGANGEDPRGVLVEGPDGNFYGVTYRGGVPADNGAEYQGYTGEGVVFRLAPDGTLARLHTFNYISGDALYGTKPMGGLVLGSDCQLYGTTYQSGGVSGTNGGTVFRISLEGELTYLAGFQGGNGMSPRERLTLGSDGNFYGTTLAGGAQYGILAQRYQGTVYKLTPDGTLTTLFSFDKENGGTPTGPLVEGDDGYLYGMTRYGGTFDGGTVFKISKAGDFSLLHSFNKELTTLDQEFGLAKGADGNFYGFIQYGGAFNAGGVFRITSQGEYSLLSSFNPVTPELGCNCGIASPNGSLVLAADGFLYGVANIGAAAAGNGSKGAVIRVTHEGDVSPLVYFQDYGNAWTEGLTQGSDGHLYGMSREGGTEDNGLIYRVLLP from the coding sequence ATGAAAAATATCGGCTACATGATTTTGGTATCGCTGTTGCTGGTTGGTTGTGGGGGCGGCAGCAGCGGCAGTTCTGATAATAATGGGGGAGACGGGGATGGCGGTGGCTCTACGCGATATCAGGTATCCGTAAGTGCATCACCTGCAGCAGCCGGAACGGTTACTGGTGGTGGAAACTATGACGCGGGCAGTAGCGTGACCGTGTCGGCTGCTGCCAATGCGGGTTATTCGTTCGTCGACTGGATGGAATTCGGGGAGGGTGTTGCCAGCTCTGCTGAATACACATTTACGCTCAGCGCAGAGCGCAGCCTGACCGCAAATTTTGTGGCAAATGAATACCGGATCGGTGGCACAGTCTCAGGTCTGGTCGGCGCCCTGGTTCTGCGTAACAACGGTGGCGATGACCTGATCGTTGAAGCGGATGGCAGCTTCAGCTTTTCCGCCCCCGTTGTCCACGGTGAAGGTTACTCGGTAACGGTCGCCGAGCAACCGGATGGCCAAGCGTGCACCGTCGCACAAGGCAGTGGCGCGGTGAGCGCGGCTGACGTTACCGGAATCAGCGTCACTTGCATTGGCACCGTGGCCAAGAGTTGTGCGGACTACAACATGGATGGGCGGGCACCGGTGGTGCAAAACGATCTATATATGGATTTGGCTTCATTCACCAGAGATCCTTCCGCGCCCTACACTTCCGGTGCAAACGGAGAAGACCCCCGAGGCGTTCTTGTCGAGGGCCCAGATGGAAATTTCTACGGTGTGACTTATCGAGGAGGCGTCCCAGCAGATAACGGCGCTGAATACCAGGGGTACACGGGCGAGGGTGTCGTCTTTCGTCTCGCGCCCGATGGTACCCTGGCCCGACTACATACGTTTAATTACATTTCCGGCGATGCGCTTTACGGTACCAAGCCCATGGGCGGGTTGGTGTTGGGCAGCGATTGCCAGTTGTACGGTACTACCTACCAAAGTGGGGGCGTGTCGGGAACCAACGGTGGAACCGTGTTCAGGATCAGCCTCGAAGGCGAGTTGACCTACCTGGCGGGCTTTCAGGGCGGTAATGGCATGTCGCCTCGCGAGCGCCTCACCTTGGGAAGCGACGGGAATTTCTATGGCACCACCCTTGCCGGTGGAGCCCAGTACGGAATTCTGGCTCAGAGATATCAGGGTACCGTATACAAACTGACTCCGGACGGAACGCTGACCACGCTGTTTTCATTTGACAAGGAGAATGGCGGCACGCCCACAGGGCCTCTGGTAGAGGGAGATGATGGGTACCTGTACGGAATGACCCGTTATGGCGGTACCTTTGACGGCGGCACTGTATTCAAGATTTCGAAAGCCGGTGACTTCAGCTTGTTGCATTCCTTCAACAAGGAGCTGACAACGCTGGACCAGGAATTCGGACTCGCGAAAGGTGCGGATGGGAATTTCTATGGATTTATTCAATATGGTGGGGCTTTCAATGCCGGAGGCGTGTTCAGAATCACGTCCCAGGGCGAATATTCGCTGTTGAGCTCCTTCAATCCGGTGACGCCGGAGCTCGGCTGCAATTGTGGTATTGCTTCACCTAATGGCAGTCTTGTGTTGGCGGCAGACGGATTCCTTTACGGTGTCGCAAACATTGGTGCCGCAGCGGCCGGTAATGGTTCCAAGGGTGCGGTGATCAGGGTGACCCATGAAGGTGATGTAAGTCCTCTGGTGTATTTCCAAGACTATGGAAATGCCTGGACTGAGGGTTTGACTCAGGGCAGTGACGGGCATCTTTATGGCATGTCACGTGAGGGTGGTACCGAAGATAACGGGCTGATCTACCGCGTGCTGCTTCCGTAA
- a CDS encoding TIGR03032 family protein — protein sequence MSDADVTAATETPSDVQDEQLMENQDQGSAEGATESAEVTEPTAGEQQQPKPEPVRKSCSSGLAQWMHQRQLSVAFTSYQSGRVYMVGAEPGGKLSFHERIFQRAMGIVGNRKRIYMGGLYQVWRFENVLQPGQVANKIFDACYVPRNAQFTGEVDIHELGIQKDGKIIFVNTKYNCLAELSLSHSFRAIWKPPFISKIVPEDRCHLNGLAMVDGKPKYVTAVCKSDTIDGWRERRDNGGIVIDVETNEIVCEGLSMPHSPRWVDGKLWVLNSGTGYLGTVDFENKCFVPHTFCPGFMRGLAIHDGYAIVGLSKPRYERFEGLDLDKNLAEKDSEAWCGVQFINLQSGTVEHWIRLDGPVTELFDLTVLPGVRCPMGIGQQSKENLTMVTFEDATSSSDSGLAQA from the coding sequence ATGAGTGACGCAGACGTAACCGCCGCAACTGAGACTCCGTCGGATGTCCAGGACGAGCAACTGATGGAAAACCAGGATCAGGGAAGTGCTGAAGGTGCAACAGAAAGCGCAGAAGTGACCGAGCCGACCGCGGGCGAGCAGCAACAGCCGAAACCCGAGCCTGTGCGCAAGTCCTGCTCCTCCGGCCTGGCGCAGTGGATGCACCAGCGCCAGTTGTCGGTGGCGTTCACCTCCTATCAGTCTGGCCGTGTCTACATGGTCGGTGCCGAGCCCGGCGGCAAGCTGTCGTTCCACGAGCGCATCTTCCAGCGCGCCATGGGCATTGTCGGCAACCGCAAGCGCATCTATATGGGCGGCCTGTATCAGGTGTGGCGCTTTGAAAACGTATTGCAGCCGGGGCAGGTGGCGAACAAGATCTTTGATGCCTGTTATGTGCCGCGCAACGCGCAGTTCACCGGAGAGGTGGACATCCACGAGCTGGGTATCCAGAAAGACGGCAAGATTATTTTCGTCAACACCAAGTACAACTGCCTGGCGGAACTGAGCCTCTCTCACAGCTTCCGAGCTATCTGGAAGCCGCCGTTTATCTCCAAGATCGTACCGGAAGACCGCTGCCACCTGAACGGTCTGGCGATGGTGGACGGCAAGCCCAAGTACGTCACCGCGGTGTGCAAGTCCGACACCATCGACGGCTGGCGCGAGCGCCGTGACAACGGCGGCATCGTGATCGATGTGGAAACCAATGAGATCGTGTGCGAAGGCCTGTCGATGCCGCACTCCCCGCGCTGGGTGGATGGCAAGCTGTGGGTGCTGAACAGCGGTACCGGTTACCTGGGCACCGTGGATTTCGAGAACAAGTGCTTTGTGCCCCACACCTTCTGCCCGGGCTTTATGCGCGGTCTCGCGATTCACGATGGCTACGCGATTGTCGGCCTGTCCAAGCCCCGTTACGAGCGTTTCGAGGGACTGGATCTGGATAAGAACCTGGCTGAAAAAGATTCCGAAGCCTGGTGCGGTGTGCAGTTCATCAACCTGCAGAGCGGTACCGTGGAGCACTGGATTCGCCTCGATGGCCCGGTAACCGAGCTGTTCGACCTGACCGTATTGCCGGGCGTGCGCTGTCCCATGGGCATCGGCCAGCAGAGCAAGGAAAACCTGACTATGGTGACCTTTGAGGATGCCACCAGTAGCAGTGACAGCGGGCTGGCACAGGCTTAA
- a CDS encoding ATP-binding protein produces MRKQMLRLVGVLTLALVVVYSAVATLYNLYSAAPHEYTISAAQLAEALERGEAPIAQRYSADAIHFAKPLRKRLDAGEVVGLDTGENQILFYHLNGNTILEVGPFPHQPAESVTQWRLLFIGVMLVMLALLTWPLFRDLNQLQNQAIRFSQKPFNMPEAVSRRSTIYPLAETFRRMANIVTGYFEMNQDLARTIAHEIRTPLARIKFQQALVDSDSESAQVISRATRDIEQLVEKYLNFARIEINEQLIARKPVALESFFDELGSTLEVQCPELEIAYYFPDGEGWLEPDSLTIAIQNLVVNAGKYARDRVNLHFDFDGEFCVLRIEDNGPGLGGDALELTDAFTRSATDDQGYGLGLYIVKKVMMWHEGELSLDRSPTLGGTRATLRWPNKR; encoded by the coding sequence ATGCGCAAACAGATGTTGCGCCTCGTCGGGGTACTGACGCTGGCGCTGGTGGTGGTGTATTCCGCTGTAGCCACCCTCTACAACCTCTACTCCGCCGCCCCGCACGAATACACCATCAGTGCCGCGCAGCTGGCAGAGGCGCTGGAGCGCGGCGAAGCGCCCATCGCCCAGCGCTATTCCGCCGATGCCATCCACTTCGCCAAGCCCCTGCGCAAGCGCCTGGATGCGGGAGAAGTGGTGGGTCTCGACACCGGTGAAAACCAGATTCTGTTCTATCACCTCAACGGCAACACCATCCTCGAGGTGGGCCCTTTCCCCCACCAGCCCGCGGAGAGCGTCACCCAGTGGCGATTGCTGTTTATCGGCGTGATGCTGGTGATGCTGGCACTGCTCACCTGGCCGCTGTTTCGCGATCTCAACCAACTGCAGAACCAGGCAATCCGCTTCAGCCAGAAACCGTTCAACATGCCCGAAGCGGTCAGCCGCCGCTCCACCATTTATCCGCTGGCGGAAACCTTTCGGCGTATGGCCAATATCGTCACCGGCTATTTCGAGATGAACCAGGATCTCGCGCGCACTATCGCCCATGAAATCCGCACGCCACTGGCGCGGATCAAATTTCAGCAGGCACTGGTGGACAGCGACAGCGAAAGTGCCCAGGTGATCAGCCGCGCGACCCGCGATATCGAGCAGCTGGTGGAAAAATACCTGAACTTTGCCCGCATCGAGATCAATGAGCAGTTGATTGCGCGCAAGCCGGTCGCACTGGAAAGCTTTTTTGACGAACTGGGATCAACCCTGGAAGTGCAGTGCCCGGAACTGGAAATTGCTTACTATTTCCCTGACGGCGAAGGCTGGCTGGAACCGGATTCCCTCACCATCGCGATTCAGAACCTCGTGGTCAACGCCGGTAAATACGCCCGCGACCGTGTGAACCTGCACTTTGATTTTGACGGTGAATTCTGTGTGCTGAGAATAGAGGACAACGGCCCGGGGCTGGGCGGCGACGCGCTGGAACTGACCGACGCCTTCACCCGCTCCGCCACCGACGACCAGGGCTATGGCCTCGGCCTGTATATCGTCAAGAAAGTCATGATGTGGCACGAGGGCGAACTGTCCCTGGACCGCTCCCCCACCCTCGGCGGCACCCGTGCTACCCTGCGCTGGCCAAACAAGCGCTAA
- a CDS encoding response regulator transcription factor, whose amino-acid sequence MNAANTIPAAERESAATTSSSGPSSGHRLLLLEDDEQLAQLIQRFLADRGCDVTYAANGNEFMKAIHHREYDLIIADVVLPDASGFQLLEQFRSQLSCPLIFLSALSSVDDQVAGLRLGANDYLVKPVDPHLLWAKIEAQLRLSNSQAAPVASLTFGPLVVDLVSRQAIVHDTTLSLTTNEFDLLQIFAEQPARLLSREYLFRRVIGREFDGLDRVIDMRVSRLRKKLDAIPGGVAIQSIRGRGYSLNTARD is encoded by the coding sequence ATGAACGCCGCAAACACAATACCCGCAGCGGAGCGCGAATCCGCTGCCACTACATCATCTTCCGGCCCATCTTCCGGACATCGCCTGCTGCTGCTCGAAGACGACGAGCAGCTGGCACAGCTGATCCAGCGCTTTCTGGCCGATCGCGGTTGTGATGTGACCTACGCGGCCAATGGCAACGAGTTCATGAAAGCCATTCACCACCGCGAGTACGACCTGATTATTGCCGACGTGGTATTGCCCGATGCCAGTGGTTTCCAATTGCTGGAACAATTTCGCAGCCAGCTGAGCTGCCCGCTGATTTTCCTCAGCGCACTCAGCTCGGTGGACGACCAGGTGGCCGGCCTGCGACTGGGCGCCAACGATTACCTGGTAAAACCCGTAGACCCCCATCTGCTGTGGGCAAAAATTGAAGCACAGCTGCGCCTGAGCAACAGTCAGGCGGCCCCTGTCGCCAGCCTGACGTTCGGCCCGCTGGTGGTCGACCTGGTCAGCCGCCAGGCGATCGTCCACGACACCACCCTGTCTCTGACCACCAACGAATTCGACCTGCTGCAGATTTTCGCCGAACAACCCGCGCGCCTGCTGAGCCGCGAGTACCTGTTCCGGCGGGTGATCGGGCGCGAGTTCGACGGACTCGACCGGGTGATCGACATGCGCGTCAGCCGCCTGCGCAAAAAACTCGATGCCATTCCCGGGGGCGTGGCCATTCAGTCAATCCGCGGACGCGGCTACTCCCTGAATACGGCCCGCGACTGA
- a CDS encoding DUF3019 domain-containing protein, with product MKRYILLLFLVLLPITAATAELHITPSLCAVGEDETSCNVSVKVAFSADEDDVRYCLSVVGKGLIRCFWGDTDKDLQVYINSEQDIQFTVTEGETGAPVAAATLVVAQYHPKRHRRRYGWGLL from the coding sequence ATGAAGCGGTATATCCTGCTTTTATTCCTCGTCCTGTTGCCGATAACCGCAGCCACGGCAGAGCTGCACATCACCCCCAGCCTGTGCGCGGTGGGCGAGGACGAAACCAGTTGCAACGTATCCGTGAAAGTCGCGTTTAGCGCGGATGAAGACGATGTGCGCTACTGCCTCTCCGTGGTCGGCAAAGGCCTGATCCGCTGCTTCTGGGGCGACACCGACAAGGACCTGCAGGTCTATATCAACAGTGAACAGGACATCCAGTTCACGGTAACCGAGGGCGAAACCGGTGCGCCGGTGGCCGCAGCCACCTTGGTAGTGGCCCAGTACCACCCAAAACGACACCGACGCCGGTACGGCTGGGGGCTGTTATGA
- a CDS encoding MipA/OmpV family protein produces the protein MMLRYTLPPLLFTLLLTAGPLSALAGDVQVPEWKLSLASGRGVIENPIKGKDDGETAFLPSFSYYGERFFISNLTVGYTLLEEKNFYVDLVAQPNEDGFYYHLDSSALAMSSLTNFLVNAGSNTLEDIERDISVVAGPSLTLVGKYADLSLASFHDISEVHYGSETHLSLDKQFQFLGGKFGYGIGAIKKDADLVGYYYHVTQAEAGGIARSYALQYPPDDVTDRYARVHFSYPLGNHIDFRMGAKYTDFDMDGRLPLLMKKSETLSWFAGFQYSIGNGQ, from the coding sequence ATGATGCTCAGATACACGCTGCCCCCCTTGTTGTTTACCCTGTTGTTGACCGCCGGTCCGCTCAGCGCGCTGGCCGGGGATGTGCAGGTGCCCGAATGGAAGCTCAGCCTGGCCAGCGGCCGCGGCGTCATAGAAAACCCCATTAAAGGCAAAGACGACGGTGAAACCGCCTTCCTGCCCTCGTTTTCCTACTACGGCGAGCGCTTCTTTATCAGCAATCTCACCGTCGGCTACACCCTGCTGGAAGAAAAGAATTTCTATGTCGATCTGGTGGCGCAGCCCAACGAAGACGGCTTTTATTACCACCTCGACTCCAGTGCCCTGGCCATGAGCTCTCTGACCAACTTTCTGGTCAATGCCGGCAGTAACACGCTGGAGGATATAGAGCGGGACATTTCCGTAGTGGCGGGGCCAAGCCTCACGCTCGTAGGCAAATACGCGGATCTCTCGCTGGCGTCGTTCCACGACATTTCCGAGGTGCACTACGGCAGCGAAACCCATCTGAGTCTCGACAAGCAATTCCAATTTCTCGGCGGGAAATTCGGTTACGGCATCGGCGCCATCAAGAAAGACGCCGATCTGGTGGGCTACTACTACCATGTGACACAGGCGGAAGCCGGCGGCATCGCCCGCTCCTACGCCCTGCAATACCCACCGGACGATGTCACCGACCGCTATGCGCGGGTGCATTTTTCCTACCCGTTGGGTAACCACATCGATTTCCGCATGGGCGCCAAGTACACCGACTTCGATATGGACGGGCGCCTGCCGCTGCTGATGAAGAAGTCGGAGACCCTGAGCTGGTTTGCCGGCTTCCAGTATTCCATCGGTAACGGGCAATGA